The proteins below come from a single Orcinus orca chromosome 6, mOrcOrc1.1, whole genome shotgun sequence genomic window:
- the LOC101269545 gene encoding LOW QUALITY PROTEIN: zinc finger protein 883-like (The sequence of the model RefSeq protein was modified relative to this genomic sequence to represent the inferred CDS: deleted 1 base in 1 codon), with protein sequence MNISKTSVSFRDVTVEFTLEEWQCMSSAQKTLYRDVMLENYSLLVSSGYCLTKPDVIVKLEQDDPLLLEEEILSKSHADCKLDNLLEKNLANQGKYLQQDFFTQLQNTDTGEKTFSQKSHCREHQSTHSEIKPFEIGSNLSPNAALTISQKLDTKRSFCDDTIFWQTLYPQTTFTVHQRTQMSVKPYEECGKSFSRKSYLIGHQRTHSGERPYACSECEKTFTHMSYLREHQRSCIGEKPYECIECGKAYGHKSTLKRHQRTHTGEKPYECSKCGKAFYRNSHLTEHQKSHTGEKHHECTECGKAFTHISYLRKHQRRHTGAKRYECGECGKSVCRKSYLIVHQRIHTGEKAYDCNKCGKTFRHKSSLKIHQRTHTGEKPYECNKCGKSFNRKSYLSDHQRSHTGEKPYDCNKCGKSFHRKSYLTEHHRIHTGEKPYECNRCRKSFYRKSYLVLHQRSHTGEKPYECNKCGKSFYTKSYLTEHQRSHTGEKPYECNKCGKSFYRKTNLTEHQRSHTGEKPYECNKCGKSFYRKSNLIEHQRNHTGEKPYVCIQCGKAFNWKSLLSRHQRIHTGRNPMDVMNVGKFSPIKSTSGYIRGSTHERNPMNVIRVKYLSLGSFTSLGIREFTQDRNLSVTRVENPSREILIYLCIIEFTWEKPCEWVECEKAFSQMPVLNTSENSHWGEILLLMNVGTFSSTNNLRVRQSPCGGNPMNVMDVGKL encoded by the exons GGTATTGTTTAACAAAACCAGATGTAATCGTCAAGTTGGAGCAAGACGATCCATTGTTGTTAGAGGAAGAGATTCTAAGCAAGAGCCATGCAG acTGCAAACTTGATAACCTCTTAGAGAAAAACCTGGCAAATCaaggaaaatatttgcagcaaGACTTTTTTACTCAACTTCAGAATACAGACACAGGTGAGAAAACTTTCAGCCAGAAGTCACACTGCAGAGAACATCAGAGCACTCACTCAGAAATAAAGCCCTTTGAAATTGGAAGTAACTTAAGCCCTAATGCAGCCCTTACCATATCCCAGAAACTTGACACAAAGAGGAGCTTCTGTGATGATACCATATTTTGGCAAACCTTATACCCTCAGACTACCTTTACTGTACATCAGAGAACTCAAATGAGTGTGAAACCCTATGAAGAATGTGGAAAATCCTTCTCTAGGAAATCATACCTCATTGGACATCAGAGAACTCATAGTGGGGAGAGACCTTATGCATGCAGTGAATGTGAGAAAACTTTTACCCACATGTCATACCTCAGAGAACATCAGAGAAGTTGCATaggggagaaaccctatgaatgtattGAATGTGGGAAAGCTTATGGCCATAAATCAACCCTAAAAAGACATCAGAGAACTCACAcaggggagaaaccctatgagtgtagtaaatgtggaaaagccttctaTAGAAATTCTCACCTCACTGAGCATCAGAAAAGTCACACAGGGGAGAAACACCATGAATGTActgaatgtgggaaagcttttACCCACATATCATACCTCAGAAAACATCAGAGACGTCACACAGGGGCGAAACGCTATGAATGTGGTGAGTGTGGAAAATCTGTCTGTAGGAAGTCATACCTCATTGtgcatcagagaattcacacaggagagaaagcctATGACTGTAATAAATGTGGGAAAACTTTTAGACATAAGTCATCCCTAAAAATACATCAGCGTACTCACACGGGAGAGAAACCCTACGAGTGTAATAAATGTGGAAAATCCTTCAATAGAAAAAGTTACCTCAGTGATCATCAGAGAAGTCACAcaggggagaaaccctatgaTTGTAATAAATGTGGAAAATCCTTCCATAGAAAGAGTTACCTCACTGAGCATCACAGAATtcacactggggagaaaccctatgagtgtaacagatgtagaaaatccTTCTATAGAAAGTCTTACCTCGTTCTGCATCAGAGAAGTCACAcaggggagaaaccctatgaatgtaacaaatgtggaaaatcctTCTATACAAAGTCTTACCTCACTGAGCATCAGAGAAGTCACAcaggggagaaaccctatgaGTGTAACAAATGTGGGAAGTCCTTCTATAGAAAGACTAACCTCACTGAGCATCAGAGAAGTCACAcaggggagaaaccctatgaGTGTAACAAATGTGGAAAGTCCTTCTATAGAAAGTCTAACCTCATTGAGCATCAGAGAAATCATACAGGGGAGAAACCCTATGTATGTATTCAATGTGGGAAGGCTTTTAACTGGAAGTCATTACTAAGTagacatcagagaattcacact gggagaaaccctatGGATGTAATGAATGTCGGAAAGTTTTCACCTATAAAGTCAACCTCAGGTTACATCAGAGGGTCCACACatgagagaaaccctatgaatgtaataCGTGTGAAATATCTCTCTCTAGGAAGTTTCACTTCACTTggcatcagagaattcacacaggaCAGAAACCTTAGTGTAACAAGGGTGGAAAATCCTTCAAGAGAAATTCTCATCTACCTCTGCATCATAGAATTCACATGGGAGAAACCCTGTGAATGGGTTGaatgtgaaaaagcttttagcCAAATGCCAGTCCTAAACACTTCAGAGAACTCACACTGGGGAGAAATCCTATTATTAATGAATGTGGGAACGTTTTCATCTACAAACAACCTCAGAGTACGTCAGTCCCCATGTGGgggaaaccctatgaatgtaatggATGTGGGGAAACTTTGA